The genomic segment CTGCCGGGCGAGCCGCGCTCGATCTTTGCCGCGCTGCCCTTTGTGGAGGCCTCGATCCTGGCCCTGATCCTGGCGGTCTCGATACCGGTGACGCTGTTCAGGACGCCCACGATCATCCGGCTCGTCCTGAGCTTTGTCGGCCTGGGCGCCCTCGCCATCTTCATCGGCAAGGCGGGCTACTACCTGACGCCCGAAGGCGACAAGCTGGCGCGCATCGCGCCCGGCGCCGGCTTCTGGGTGTTTTCCGGCGCCTATGCGCTTCTGGCCGCCGATGCGCTGACCCGCATGCGGCTCGGCCCCTGGCCCCGCATCGCCATCCTCGCTCTCGTGGCACTCGCCCTCGGCCTGCTCCTCTGGAGCGGCGCCTGGAACAGCCTCTCCATCCTGAAGGAATATGCCAGCCGCGCCGATGCTTTCTGGCGCGAGGGTCGCACCCACGTCTTCCTCGCCTTCGGTTCGGTCATCGCGGCCATCGTGGTGGGCGTGCCGCTCGGCATCCTCTGCTATCGCCACCGGCGCCTGCGCACCGTCGTGCTCAACACCCTCAACGCCGTTCAGACCATTCCCTCGATCGCGCTTTTCGGCCTGCTGATCGCCCCGCTCGGGGCTCTCGCCGCCGCTGTCCCGGCTCTCGCCGCGCTCGGCGTCTCGGGCATCGGCATCGCTCCCGCCATGCTGGCGCTGTTCATCTATAGCCTGCTTCCGGTCGTCTCCAACACCGTGGTCGGCCTCGTGGGCGTGCCCGAAGCGGCCAATGACGCGGCGCGCGGCATGGGCATGACCGATCGTCAGCGCCTGTTCTCGGTCGAGTTGCCGCTGGCCTTCCCGGTCATTCTCACCGGCATTCGCATCGTCCTCGTCCAGAACATTGGCCTCGCCACCATTGCCGCGCTCATCGGCGGCGGCGGCTTCGGCGTCTTTGTTTTCCAGGGCATCGGCCAGACCGCCATGGACCTCGTGCTTCTCGGCGCCGTCCCCACGGTCGCCCTCGCTTTCGCCTCCGCGGTGGTGCTCGACGCCGTCGTCGAAATGGTGTCGACCAAGGAGCCTGCCAATGATTGAGATCGACCAGATCACCAAGACCTATGGCGACACCACCGTCGTCGATCGCGTCTCGATGAGCATCGATCCGCACTCGATCACCGTGATCGTGGGCACCTCCGGCTCGGGCAAGACCACGCTCCTGCGCATGATCAACCGCCTGGTTGAGCCGACCTCGGGCACCATCAGCATCGACGGGCAGGATACCCGCTCCGTCCCCGCCTATGAGCTGCGCCGCCGCATCGGCTATGCCATCCAGGGGCACGGTCTGTTTCCCCACCGCACGGTCGGCCAGAATATCGGCACGGTCCCCAAGCTCCTCGGCTGGGAAAAGGCGCGTACCGAAAAGCGCGTCGATGAACTGCTCGATCTCTTCCAGCTCGATCCCGGCCAGTTCCGCGACCGCATGCCCAGCGAGCTTTCGGGTGGCCAGCAGCAGCGCGTCGGCGTGGCCCGCGCCCTGGCCGCCGAGCCCAACATCCTGCTCATGGACGAACCCTTCGGCGCCCTCGATCCCATCATCCGCGCCAAGGCCCAGCAGGACCTGCTCGACATCCAGAAGCGCTTTGGCACCACCGTTGTTCTTGTCACCCACGACATGGAGGAGGCCATCCTCCTCGGCGACAAGATCGCCGTCATGGACAAGGGCCAGCTCCTCCAATACGCCACGCCCGAAGAGATCATCGCCCACCCCGCCACCGCTTTCGTCGATGAACTCATCGGCACTGGGGAACGCCCGTTCCGGCTGCTCTCGCTGGCCGCGATCCGCGAGGCGGTCGAGCCGGGCGAGGCTCTGGGCGACGCCATTTCCGCCGAGGCCTCGCTGCGCGATGCCTATGCCGAGCTTCTCTGGTCCGGCCGCGCCGCCTTGCCGGTCGAGGAAAACGGCCAGGTCATCGGCCGCGTCACGCTTGCCGAACTCAACCGTCGCGCGGCGCGTCCGCAATGAACTGGTCGCTCCTCATAAGGCTGGTCGTCCTGGCCCTGCTCGTGGCGTTTCTCGTCACGCCGCAGAGCTTCGCCTTCCTGCTCGAGCCGCTGACCAAGAACGGCCAGCCCGCCATCTATGATCGTGCCAGCCTCCTGAGCCTGACGCTGAGCCACCTGGCCATCACCTTTGCCGCCACCTT from the Youhaiella tibetensis genome contains:
- a CDS encoding ABC transporter ATP-binding protein; amino-acid sequence: MIEIDQITKTYGDTTVVDRVSMSIDPHSITVIVGTSGSGKTTLLRMINRLVEPTSGTISIDGQDTRSVPAYELRRRIGYAIQGHGLFPHRTVGQNIGTVPKLLGWEKARTEKRVDELLDLFQLDPGQFRDRMPSELSGGQQQRVGVARALAAEPNILLMDEPFGALDPIIRAKAQQDLLDIQKRFGTTVVLVTHDMEEAILLGDKIAVMDKGQLLQYATPEEIIAHPATAFVDELIGTGERPFRLLSLAAIREAVEPGEALGDAISAEASLRDAYAELLWSGRAALPVEENGQVIGRVTLAELNRRAARPQ
- a CDS encoding ABC transporter permease; protein product: MAQSVATALPKRAVAVDKLGVVIVLIIAAAWLFLPFADFKPNRILPGEPRSIFAALPFVEASILALILAVSIPVTLFRTPTIIRLVLSFVGLGALAIFIGKAGYYLTPEGDKLARIAPGAGFWVFSGAYALLAADALTRMRLGPWPRIAILALVALALGLLLWSGAWNSLSILKEYASRADAFWREGRTHVFLAFGSVIAAIVVGVPLGILCYRHRRLRTVVLNTLNAVQTIPSIALFGLLIAPLGALAAAVPALAALGVSGIGIAPAMLALFIYSLLPVVSNTVVGLVGVPEAANDAARGMGMTDRQRLFSVELPLAFPVILTGIRIVLVQNIGLATIAALIGGGGFGVFVFQGIGQTAMDLVLLGAVPTVALAFASAVVLDAVVEMVSTKEPAND